TATCTGGTTCAGAAAAAGAACTGAATTCAAGACTCTCAGATCACACAACCACTATAAGGTAGCTGTCTAAAGACTTTAAATACCAGCCTGCATATGACACATCAGTGAATGATGGCACTTCTCAACAGTATTGAGGATGCACTAAACAGCCTTTCACTTTCAGTCAGGATCCCTGCATGGGCACTTTGTTTGATACAATGTCAGGGCTATACAAACACATTACAGTCTAGCACTGTTGTCTCGATATTCAGGGAACCAAGAAAATATATGTACTTATCGGAACTTAAAGACATCTGACCAGGGCATATAGTCACAACtatgtatgttttttttcaatttgaaatcatAATCAATAGTGTTTAATCATGACAGTGAGTACTTCCTAACTAATTCCTGCTTAATTAGTCCTGACTAAATAACAAGTGACACCTTCAACTCAATTAGTCCTAATTAGTTTACATTACCACATCCCTTTGATTCATGCCACACCATGTGTAAACGTGTGGCACCAACCTCAGTTCAGAATGATACTTGACCATGAAAGGTAGGTTTCTTTGCCAATATCAAGTTCAAAGTGTAATTTTGCTTGTTAGGTCCATGAAATTATATCAAGATATCCGAAATATTGAGATGTCTGTATCAAGTTAAAAGAActtgaataatgataaattGTGAAGGATTTAGATGGGACCAAGATGTTATATCGAAACAACCGAGATATTGAATTATCTAAGTTTGACATAACAGTGCTTGACTGTATATCACAGCTCATGGGTTTACTAGGCTGATAACTCCCCACCCTTGTCATCATCCAGCCTGcagttgatttattgatatagcTGTGAATGGCATAATTGAATATGTAACAACAGAAAGAGAAATATCGAAGATTAATCTACTATTATTCAAAGATTTTAGTGTCTTATCAAAATCTATTGCTAGTAGTGCTAATATTTGCCATGAGTGtaaattttgttatatattattAGAGCTAATATTTGCCATGAGTGtaaattttgttatatattattAGAGCTAATATTTGCCATGAGTGtaaattttgttatatattattAGAGCTAATATTTGCCATGAGTGTAAATTTTGTTATATGTTATTAGAGCCTTACTTGTAAAGACATGTATCAGTTCATAAGTCATTGGTTTGTGAGGAATTTTACATAAAATAGCATTATTTCCataaaatgataacattttgcaAATGACAAACAAAACCCAACAAACTGTTTTGGCATAAGGAATGTTTAAAATACTGAATCATTTTACTTGCACATGCATCAGTGTTGATGGAAAAAGTGAAGACGTGATGTATGAAAACAGTCTGCCTGTGTCTGGCTACCTGTTCTGACTTTATGCAGCATGTCCTATGAATGCTGATCTCATACTGTAGCTACAAAACTATGTACACTGCAGACTAGAGGGGAGATATGTGGTGATGTGGTTTATATGGATCAGTTGTAATGATCAGTCCAGAATTTGGCTTGTAAGTAGCAGATTCAAATAAGTTGATGGGCGAAGGAAGGAGAAATTGAAGGGTGGGATCAGTGATTGAAATAACAGCCTGCACGTATGCTCGAGACTCTCAACTTTCATCTTGGGCCACTTGAAAAAATATCCACCAGCCGGATTGCCTGGCTGATGATTTTAAGACCAATCTACTTACTATTCTCTCATATCGATTGACGATTATCCTGTCCTGTTTTGATAATAAACACTATGAAAGCAGGGTTGCAAGTTTAACAGGCTCTTTTAAAACGTCACAGACAGGGGATGTGATTGTGAGTATTTCATGCTTGTTGTGTTTAatttgctgaatacatagttgaaacaatgatatttgtttttgtaaaaacAAATGCACCCTATGAGTAAAAGGTGCGAGCAGGCAACTTTTAAGATTGGCAGGCAACATTTATTGGTCACATGCCTGACTATCTGGTtgagtttgaaaattatttcaacCACTGGGTGAAATACAGGGAAGAGAGATGAGAAAGGAGACAGCAGATACTAGACACAGGAGGTATAGAGAGaggggaagggaagggaagggaagggaaagGTTATTGACTCCATCAGCCATTTATCATATGACTGTAATGTGGTTTATCAATGAAATGGTTCTTCAGTCATGTGGCACAAGAAGAATACTGGCATGTAAAATGATGTTGTAAATATCATCAGTACAATACAACAATTGCAAGTTAATGGACTACATAAACAAAACTTGAGATAAATACAGGGATTCAGACAAAGATAATTCAATATATTACATGCAACATGTTACTCAGGATTATCTTCCAATAAAATGTTAGACACTGTGCTACACACATAAGTGGAGAATAATGGTCAACTGATTCAATCAATGATATACTCTCATAGCTTAATCAGAAACAATAATGTTTGCCAGCAACTTAACAATTCATAATTCATGAAGAGATGAATCATGAAGACAGAAAGTAACTTCTTATAAGAACACAGAATGGACCAATATGCTTAATATCTGTGTTGAGTGATCTGTGCCCCATGCTAGATGTCAAATTGTCCCGGTGTTGCCCTGGAGATATGTAGTATGTGTAAGATCTGTGTTATGTGATCTGTGTCCCATGCTTGATGGCAAATCGTCCCAGTGTTGCCCTGGAGATATGTAGTATGTGTAAGATCTGTGTTATGTGATCTGTGTCCTATGCTTGATGGCAAATCGTCCCTGTGTTTCCCTGGAGATATGTAGTATGTGTAAGATCTGTGTTATGTGATCTGTGTTCTATGCTTGATGGCAAATCCTCCCTGTGTTTCCCGGGAGATATgtagtacatgtatgtgtaagaTGTGTGTTACGTGATCTGTGTCCCATGCTTGACAGCAAATCCTCAGTGTTTACCTGGAGATATGTAGTATGTGTAAGATCTGTGTTATGTTACCTGTGTCCTATGCTTGACGGAAAATCGTCCCTGTGTTTCCCTGGAGATATGTAGTATGTGTAAGATATGTGATGCGTGATCTGCGTCCCATGCTTGATGGCAAATCGTCCCTGTGTTTCCCTGGAGATATGTAGTATGTGTAAGATCTGTGTTGCGTGATCTGTGTCCTATGCTTGATGGCAAATCGTCCCAGTGTTGCCCTGGAGATATGTAGTATGTGTAAGATCTGTGTTATGTGATCTGTGTCCCATGCTTGATGGCAAATCGTCCCAGTGTTGCCCTGGAGATATGTAGTATGTGTAAGATCTGTGTTATGTGATCTGTGTCCTATGCTTGATGGCAAATCGTCCCTGTGTTTCCCTGGAGATATGTAGTATGTGTAAGATCTGTGTTATGTGATCTGTGTTCTATGCTTGATGGCAAATCCTCCCTGTGTTTCCCGGGAGATATgtagtacatgtatgtgtaagaTGTGTGTTACGTGATCTGTGTCCCATGCTTGACAGCAAATCCTCAGTGTTTACCTGGAGATATGTAGTATGTGTAAGATCTGTGTTATGTTACCTGTGTCCTATGCTTGACGGCAAATCGTCCCTGTGTTTCCCTGGAGATATGTAGTATGTGTAAGATATGTGATGCGTGATATGTGTCCCATGCTTGATGGCAAATCGTCCCTGTGTTTCCCTGGAGATATGTAGTATGTGTAAGATCTGTGTTGCGTGATCTGTGTCCTATGCTTGATGGCAAATCGTCCCAGTGTTGCCCTGGAGATATGTAGTATGTGTAAGATCTGTGTTATGTGATCTGTGTCCCATGCTTGATGGCAAATCGTCCCAGTGTTGCCCTGGAGATATGTAGTATGTGTAAGATCTGTGTTATGTGATCTGTGTCCTATGCTTGATGGCAAATCGTCCCTGTGTTTCCCTGGAGATATTTAGTATGTGTAAGATCTGTGTTATGTGATCTGTGTTCTATGCTTGATGGCAAATCCTCTCTGTGTTTCCCGGGAGATATgtagtacatgtatgtgtaagaTGTGTGTTACGTGATCTGTGTCCCATGCTTGACAGCAAATCCTCAGTGTTTACCTGGAGATATGTAGTATGTGTAAGATCTGTGTTATGTTACCTGTGTCCTATGCTTGACGGCAAATCGTCCCTGTGTTTCCCTGGAGATATGTAGTATGTGTAAGATATGTGATGCGTGATATGCGTCCCATGCTTGATGGCAAATCGTCCCTGTGTTTCCCTGGAGATATGTAGTATGTGTAAGATCTGTGTTGCGTGATCTGAGTTCCATGCTTGATGGCAAATCGTCCCAGTGTTTCCCTGGAAATATGTAGCCTGAGTGACACTTGACAAGTATTGGCACAAATATTTTTCTTCTGAGTGTACGTGACCATGTTTGCTTTAAAATCTCTGCATCACATTTTACTGGCATGAAATGCAAAAAGTACATTATGCTAAACGCATACTAATTACTATATGAACTCCATCCATATATGGAATGAAATGCAAGAATACACCATGCTACACTCATACTAAATGAAATCCATCCACACATGGCATTATGAACAAGAATATACCATGCTATATCTATACTAAACGAACTCCAATCTTATTTGGAAATGCAAGAATGTACCATGCTTTTTAGTACGATGAATGAAATCCAGGAATATCTGAACgaagatatgtctcttgcacTAACATCAGCAAAAATTTAATCCCTCTTTTCTTCTGTTTGTCGGTTCAGACAGAAATACAGTTGTGAAGACAGCAGACGGCCAACTTCTGAACTGTCTAAAACTGATTTTTCTCTGTTAGAAATATTAGGTCCCGATAAAATCATCCACATCATGTCTATATGATGTCATAATATTGATATCTATGAGTAAGTAGTACCCTTGGTGTATGTATGCTGACAGATTGTCTGTCCAATTGGCACAAAATAAGTTCTGAATTCATCAGCCATGCACCAAACCCTGACAAAGTGTCCTTGTTGATAATCACAAAGTCAGTGTTGGTCATTTTGGAGGCACGGCCTTGTGGCCCCTGCTGTCTGCCCAGGATTTGAGTAGCTGGTCTTGCTGAGTCAACTGTTTCTCCATCTTGCTGCACATAGCTTTCAGCTCCTTCACAGTGTGATCTCTGTCCTTCACCATCAGGTGGGCACGGTCCAGCTTGGCCATCATGTCAGGGCAGTTTGAGCAGCTTCCCTGTCAGGGGAGATAACAAACTGTACACTACCTGGTAACTACACTGGAGTAGATGTtgttagcgagtgagtgagtttagttttatgtcacactcagcaatattgcagcaatatggcagcagtctgtaaataattgtgtctagaccagataatagtgagtgattgagtgtagttttatgctgcttttagcaatattcccgcaatatcacagtgtgggacaccagaaaatgatcttcacatattgtacccatgtggggaattgaacctgggtctttggcgtgacaagcggacgctttgaccactaggctaccccaccacccctgcagcaatagtagcagtagtattAGTAACAATAGTCATGTTAACATGCACAGGGGTTGTTGTACAAGAAAGCTTCAGCTAAGATCACTTTGCACAACAACACCCTGGTTGCAGTGCAGAACCATCAAGATCAGAATGGCCTTTTGATAAATATTGATCAAAACTCATACAAATGAAGAATGTGATATCCATACTTACCAAGGAAAGTACTCTCTACATCGTAAAGAATGTCTCACAGGTTTGCATTGTGGAAAAAACAGAATCACCCCAAGATTCATTCCATAATAGCTGCCCTAGACTTGTTACACAACTGAGTCTATCATATCAATGCAAGCTGGGTGGGTGATATTAAAAATCTGGACACATGAGTTTTTCTTTTTTCCTTATCCCAATGTTTGATAAGTTGCTAATCTGTTACTGGAAATATGTGCATATGTAATTTAAGACAGATGAGGCCGGTAAATCGATCCAAGATGTAGTGTAGGCTTATTGAGCCTTGGCGATATAGAGGATGAGATTTCTGGGTTAGAAATCCTATTTaagaactttcaacaagtcaaatTTCAGAAAAAGCTCCTTTCATTTATAGTGAGGCAAAAATACATTACTGTTTTGTTCTTTGCATAAGCCTTGAGTTTCATCCGGAGGAGGTCAGCTTCATCCTGAATCCGTGCTAGTTCCTTGGTCAGCTCTTCCAGCTGTTGTTGCCGTTCCCTACAAACAGATGTAACATTACCATGGTGATAAGGATCGAGATGCCAATAATAATGATATACTAATGGTCATCAATGACAAGAATCCCTTCTTCTGTCAACTGACAACTCTCGAACCTTGAGAGTAAACCTGATCACTTCCTGTCAACCCAACCTTTTCAacccatccaaccatccatATGATTCTTCTCTGTCCAATgattgccataaacggcgactcagcttgtcgtaagaggcgactaacgggatcgggtggtcaggcttgctgacttggttgacacgtcatcggttcccaattgtgcagatcgatgctcatgttgttgatcactggattgtctggtccagactcgattatttacagaccgctgccatatagctggaatattgctgagtgcggcgtaaaactaaactcactcactcactcacttctctgTCCATTACACCCCTCCCTGTTCAGTTGACAGCTAATGTCCTCCCTCTCCTCCAGAACCCTCTCACCCGTTTGTTCCTTCCTGTCCATCTGACCCTTCCCTTTTGATTTCATTCTACCTTACTATGATATTTGGGGTAGTGCcttgcctagtggttagagttcGCGTGTCTCACAAAGAcatggtttcgattccccacatgggtacaatgtgtgaagcccatctctggtgtcccccactgtgatattgctggattattgctaataGCCTggaaaaaccaaactcactcacaccctgtTCATCCAACCTCTACTTATTCATTTGCCCCTTATGTCCATGTGAGCCAAACCCCTTCCAATCCAACTGTCCCAGTCCACCTTACTGCTTCTTGATCCATCTCCCCCATTCCCTGTCCATTTCATCCCCACCCCTGGTCCATCTAACCCCACCCCTAGTCCATCTTAACCCCACCCCTGATCCATCTCACCCCCAGCCCATCTCACCCACTCCCTGTCAACTTTACTTACCAGGAGTTCCCCTTCAGAGCATCAGCCATCTGCTGCTTCAGCCTGTTGAGTTTAACATCACGTATAGATATCTCCTTGTCTTTTTCGGACAACATCTCTGCATACTTTTTCTCCAACTGTGACAGATCACACCATAAAATACATTATCCATGGAAGTAATGCCTTAATATGAGTGAACAATGTCTTAGGCTGCAGTCAACATTATTCCAACTACAACATTATGAtattgaacaaactttatggtgAATGCAACAGTTTGATACAGACTTTAATACCAGTGTCATTCATGCTTCAGCCTGCTTCGAAACactcatgaaataaaacaagttgttgtccataacaTTTGTTCAATACTGGGCATCCAAACTTCTAAAGTGACGCTCAAAGAAGTTATAACACTATGGTATCTAAATACCAAAATCTGCCCTAGAAAATCTAGTGGCAGACTACATAAATAGCCTTCCATACTGCTGTCAGACACTTGTATTTCTGAAGTGTTTCATTATCTACTGCCCTTCACTTATGCCATGCTTCCAGTAATCACTATCTATCCCAAAGCCTGGCAGAAGCAGCCTGACAGATAAATTGGATACACCCCATGGAGCTGAGAAAGCaactgaaacaaacactgaTTTACTTACCACTGAGTGGACACAGTGAAATATTAACACGCATTGATAttatgatggtacagatcacaTCCTCACCTCTGTCTTCTGTTCACTGAGTTTGCGGGACATATCTTTGCGTATTGCATCTACCCGATTCTGTTCATCCTCCAGTTCTGAGCGAGTCTCCTCCAGTAGTGCCTGAGTGTCTGCATGTTTACTTTTCTCTTTCTGTAAGACAGCCTTGTGCTCTTCACCCTGAACAAGAccattgttttactgaaaacCATCTTCATCAGGAAAGATGTACAGTAGTCTATAGGGTTAGTTTCACCCTTGACATTTCAAACCAATCTTTCTCTGCCAAAACATGTCAgaactaaaacaaatatcaaaacaaatcaacattgtGGTTACACCCCATCCAAGATTGTTGGAATAAGTTCGAGCATGTGTGTAGAACTTATTCCAAACTTAGATGAAGAGAATTATTCTTTAAATGGTTTAAATATAATTTAATCTCACTCTCAGTAAGATAGAAAAAAAAAGACTAAGGCTAAGAAATGATAACAAATAAGACAACCTACAAGGCAACATTAAGTGGTCTAACCTGTATCCGGATCTTGTCCTGAAGGTCAACTATCTCCTGGTCTCTCAAGGCCAGTAGAGCCCGTAACTCCTCAATGATTCTTTCTAAGTCTGCAATCGTCAGCTTCAGCTCTTTCTCTCTTGCCTAAAAATACACACAGTGCAAACAAGActtgatttttttatgtttcccTCCACTTCTTTCATAAACAAGATGTCAAAACTACAACAACTGAGTCATTTAGAGTAGCATAACTTGTTCTTGTTTTTAGAAAATCAAATATCAATGGccatttttaatgaaaaaagaCATAAAGGTAATTattatacatatttttgatggtgCTACTGAATAAATCGTGTTCTTTCATGTGACATGGTAagcaaaaatgtaattttctgaataaaattgatattttatacttatcctgactcatgtctAATATGATTAATTCCTCCCTTGATGTGAAGATAGtagaacacttgaaatccctggAAGTTCCCTCCTAAATGAAGCAGAGGTACAATACACTCATCCATTGGAAGCCTCCCTTTCCAGCCAATATGGTCActtgaccagccatgcttgtcactctctctaaAACCTCATAAGCCTGACATGAGAATTACTGTGAATTCAAAGTGCCTGAGAGGAGCGGTTGGGAGGGCTTGATGACATGAGTCGgcataagtataaaatatcacttttattcagaaaattacatattttcccttatcctgacttatgcttataatgcttacagaatccaacAGAAACGGCTGTGGGTCAGGTGGATTCTTTTGACTGCCACGTAAGTACGTCCAGTACTTTCCCTCCTTTGGGAACTATAACGGCAGTTGTTCagtcctgttcttccaatattcatctGTGAAACTCAACTCCTTTGTGGAACCATTAGCTGTTGTGTGACAACAAGTGACCCAAACTGGTGAATGCCAGTGATGTCGTCTGTGGCGATGTCCTGCAGGTAGTGGATGGCAAACACTGTATTTGATTTCCAAAAGTGTTGCTCCATTATAGTTGTTAGTGAACAGTTTCCATTTAGAGCAAGTGCTGACGCCAAGGCTCTCACTTCATATGGATTGGAAGCTTATGGAGGTTCAAATCCTACTGCTTTGCAGGCCCTCAGTATAATGgctctcatccatactgaggTTGTGTCCTAGATGTACAATCTCACGATGACTGAAGTCGAAATGTGTGTGCAGAAGCACGTATTTCTGACATCCATGCTGCACTTGCTAGCGTGAGTAGAAACAGTGTTTCTGTGTCAATAATTCAAGCGATGCCCAGTCTAGTGGCTCATAGACATCATTCGTGAGGTGTTGTAGTAATCCCAAGCTGAGGCCTTAAATCTGATCCCCGGTTTCATGGCCACCAAGTATGTCGAGAGTGTAGAAGCTTACAGTCCTCTGGTATGTCGTAGATGACATATGTAGTCCCCTACTTGAGGACATGTGGCCTTCACTGCAGTGAAGCCATTCTTCCCAGCGTCTTTTTCAAACCACATCCATTTATCATTGTGTAAGGTGCGGATAGATCTATGTAGAGCTAAGGTGGCTGCCTTCTCTGATCTAGTAGAATATCCTTCATGTTTTAAGCAGGCTTTGATATGATCCAGAAGCTGGAATGATGTAGGATTGCCAAGTGCTGGTAGCGTTCCTAGTTCTTTGATGATTACTGGGAACCAGGCCAGTAGGGCAtgaccaaaatcagttgtatcAGCGTCGTCTGTGTTATCTTTCTGATGATTTTTGGTAGTAGTACTGAAGGGGGGAACGCATATGCGTATACGTCCTCGTCTGGTCAATTCCTGCGCCAAAGTGAGCAGACTGAGTAGACACTGCCCTGTCATAGTAGAGAATAGAGCTTGCTCTATCATGGTTTGAATTTTGACCCACCAAACCTCTGGGATGACAATGCAGTTCAACGGAGTGAGGAATCAAATGCCAAGGAACTGAAGATCTTGTTGTGGCTCTAATGCAGATTTCCGTTGCCATCTGAGTTGAGTTAGCAGCCCCACGGTGAAGTCTAACTGTAGTCTGAGTTGAGCTTGAATGCCGTCTCCAGGTGAAAAGCAATGTGAAGTCCCTACTGATGTAGGTATGTGACGACCAACTTGTTGACCCAAATATACACAGGgttgaaaatattccaaatgGTAGAACCATCCACTGATATTGCTGGCCATTGACTAGGAAGCGCAGATATTTCCTAGAGTCCAGATGTATCGGTACATGCAGGCAGGCATCTTGTAGATTGATGCTAGCTAGATAATCCACTGGACGGATGAGATAAAGGATCATCCTGAACCGTTCTGGTTTCAGTAGATAATCTTTGTTGGACTCCTTCATGTTGTATATGAGTCTTTTTCTTGGAGTTTTGCTTGGGTACAAGAAAGATTGGGGAGTAGGATCCTGGTGTTAGTCGATTGTAGTGTAGTTTTTAGACTGTGCCTTTCTCTAGTAGAGATGATATGTGACAGCTGGTTTGCCTCGTTTGATCCCTGGTGTACATGAAGAGTGCTGGGTCTCATGTGCGTGGTGGTGTTGCCTGTTGTGAGATCTTGTAGCCATATCATAGGATCCTCCTGATGTAATTGTCGTGGAGGAGTCTCCAATTCCTCCAGTAGCGTTGCAGACATCCAACCACTTGTGAACCACGGGAATGGTTGGGGCTGGAAGACTCCAGTCATTCTGAACCTGATCTTCAGCGCTTTTCTCTTTTAGTACTTCTTGTCTTTTGCTCTCTGGAGCCCAGAGAATTTGGACTTGTTGGAGTAATGCTGAGATATCTGCTTGAGGACAGTAGTCAAAGTGTCGATCGACTTTATCATCATTACTTCCCTTGAGACCTGGGTGACAGATTTAGCGACATCCTGGAATATTGTAGATGCTGACCAGGGAGTCTGATAGAAGGGCCTAGTAAAGCTGTCGCCCCAAGATGACACTGAAAATAATCCTTGCCGGCATAGTAGATTCAATCCTGCAGCTATAGAAGCTAGATGCTCCAAGATTAATTGTTGATCCTTTCTGGTGAGCGCAGAAAGGATCATTCTGTCTTCTCCAGTCTCCGAGTTGGTCTTCTTCAGTC
The window above is part of the Haliotis asinina isolate JCU_RB_2024 chromosome 1, JCU_Hal_asi_v2, whole genome shotgun sequence genome. Proteins encoded here:
- the LOC137284192 gene encoding kinesin-like protein KIF3A — protein: MSRTGNKTKSTRPLGSLRHNISAPDKVPHIPRLINKIDGTYEGIQGNAMSVPPPTSRESTQRESAGDADKGKNSARSSGSSSVKSQDLVDRKELKDALAREKELKLTIADLERIIEELRALLALRDQEIVDLQDKIRIQGEEHKAVLQKEKSKHADTQALLEETRSELEDEQNRVDAIRKDMSRKLSEQKTELEKKYAEMLSEKDKEISIRDVKLNRLKQQMADALKGNSWERQQQLEELTKELARIQDEADLLRMKLKAYAKNKTGSCSNCPDMMAKLDRAHLMVKDRDHTVKELKAMCSKMEKQLTQQDQLLKSWADSRGHKAVPPK